The Sebastes umbrosus isolate fSebUmb1 chromosome 1, fSebUmb1.pri, whole genome shotgun sequence genome includes the window TAAACACCCTATAAAATTCTCATTATCCTTCAAATAGTGTTCCAcatttttattacataaattatgtcagcaccgacaacgtcgggccacGAGgaccctattgaaactgtaggaattattattattagcacaAATTAATCGTATTTTTGAGGGccttaacatgctcaaaaagttgttaaacttggcacacttatcagacgcggtGAAAAATTGATTATTTTAAGGGTCTTGGGCTTaggtgttgcaaaatggctcacTAGCGCCCCCTACAAAGTCGGAAAAATTGAGCCCCCCGTTCAGGTTTTGCCTACATGTATGacatttggcagacagatgtaacatgtggagatgcacaaaaaagcctcttggaggtatgcccaaaactcaacaggaggTCAACCATTTTGAATTCAATGTGCGATTTTTgcccatttttagcgttttataggccgtgtactttaataaactcctcctacagatttaataaGGTTGACTTGAAATTTGACCTTAATGATGAAAAGTTAATAAAATCCTGAGATTTTATCTAACGACCTATCTAAAGACCGATTTGTGCAATTCAAAATGAAACAGGATGTTGTTGTAACTCCAGTGTACATAGTCTGATCTACCCGAAATTTCTCAGCCATGATGATGGTCCAGGCCTGAGGTCATTTACATGCCAATATAGACTGATGGCCCCGCCCCTACACGTTAGCCCCACCCcatttcataactcatgaaccggttgtcgtagagtcttgtgggaggcaTCATTGAACTCAGCAGGGAGATTGTCTTCATTAGTGACGATGTTCCCGAAGGTGCGAGGgtccgttcatcgctgcttgcatcTTTAATTAGATTTGATTCTTtatattcctgttttttttgtctatttgttaaaactatttttaatcTATTTCTGAATTGCACTATATGTAATCTATTTTGTAGCTGCTCTGTATATATTCAATCTTTAAAGCaagttttaaacatgtttttgaaaagTGTTGTATAgataaatgattattattattaaaattgatTATGTAACTCATGCTTAAGCAGTCACTGTGTTCACAAGTGACAATTATGGGATCGTTTTGATAAAGTGTCCTCTTTCATATAATCATGACAGATTTCCTCGCTGTGGATTCTCAGAgactcactgtgaagttgtggcctcagctctgaagtccaacccctcccatctgagagagctggacctgagggACAACTTCAACCTAAAGGAGGCAGGAGTAAAGCTGCTttctgctggactggagagtccaaactgtagactggagactctgaggtcagttaacTGACTGGAGCTAATGAagttttttataaattaaatgttttcagctgattataaattattttttatctacatcatttattctttattcagattttgccgctgcaggttgtcagagatcagctgtgcttctctggtctcagctctgaagtccaacccctcccatctgagagagctggagctgagtgaaaacaagctgaaggattcaggagtaaAGCTGctttgtggttttctggagagtccacactgtagactggagactctgaggtcagacaccattttttacttgtgtactgagcttaatatgatgtgaaggttgtggtgacactaaactgcagacataaggctgatattatactgatccacaatgagtatcttaatgctacagtccattttcttcttcagtggtttagtccattgactgtggcagagaaatgttgagctacacatttaaaaccttcattTATCACAACACTTGACTTTcatcatgttaaaataaattataaaaaaacataaatatgaagaatatataaataatctctatttcagttatcagacaataacaaatatattcagtatttgttttttctatacattttatgaagagtttaaactgaagaagaagaagaagaagaagaagaagaagaagaagaagaagaagtatcTTAATGCTATTTTCTTCTTCAAtggtttagtccattgactgtggcagagaaatgttgagctacacatttaaaaccttaataTATCACAACTTCTCATGCTGATTTTAAATTTTCTTACTTTGAGGGTCCAGCAGGTTTTCGTGAATGGACAAATGTCAAAGATGTCCAAATCAACTTGTGTTCCCTCTGGGAGAATCAGGTGGTAAAGGAGGCAAAGAATATTATCCGCCAACCTCTTCATGTTCTGTCTCCTGAATTTTCATTGATGCCTTCAGGCCGCCCTTATCAGGCACCTCTGAGGAGAACTAACCCTTACtccaattattttattccttcTGCTATCAGGTTATTAAACTCAGACAGTAGTCATTTCATGTGAGATTTTTATTGACAGTTCCCTTACATGAtaaataatgtaacaatgtctatttattatttatttgttttctctttatctattttattgctatttattgtatttattctaTTTGTATTAACTTATCTGCTGTCCTTCACCAACCTCTGTTTGTCAGTTTTACTGATCTGTgatttacataacattttggatgtttgtctggatgttgtctgtgtgtgtttgtggggtaAACTGTGAATTGGATTACCcttcttgggatcaataaagttgtctgaatctgaatcaaCACCTGACTTTCaccatgttaaaataaaatataaaaaaaagtatgaagaataaataaataatctctatttcagctatcagacaataacaaatatatttagtatttactTTTTCTATAAATATTATGAAGTTATATGATGCTTATACTGACTGAagagtttaaactgaagatgctttgattttatgactgcactattcctaaaatatatattatagatgagttttgttcacatttccccaaaatccatcctaacatatttgacatctttagaaactttgagatcttgaCTTGAATCTTgattcagtttctgtggtttttatttctgtttggctggtcaacatgagtttgtatagatggatccactgatggagctgtcagagtttaagaggtgaagtcactacgtctttattcaagtagcagcacgttgtcattaatattaatgagagctctgtttcaccgtttgtattttacagttttttaccTGCATCCTGTtagcttcaggtgtttggagtttacattttctaaacttctacgttctaaaccttctttcgctctgaacacattattaaacatttaatgatttcaagcaggacCGTGTCTTCTAAAGTTAAATCATTtcttctttattcagattgagtttCTGCAGGTtatcagagatcagctgtgcttctctggcctcagctctgaagtccaacccctcccatctgacagagctggatctgagtgaCAACAacgagctgcaggattcaggagtgaagctgctttgttgttttctggagagtccacactgtaaactggagactctgaggtcagacaccaaTATTTACTTGTGTACTAAGATTAAGATGATGTGAAGgttgtggtgacactaaactgcagatataaggctgatattatactgatccacactgagtatcttaatgctaaagtccattttcttctttagtggtttagtccattgactgtGGTAGAgaaatgttgagctacacatttaaaaccttcatatATCACAACACTTGACTTTCATCAtgctaaaataaattataaaaaaacatgaagaataaataaataatctctatttcagctatcagacaataacaaatatattcagtatttgtattttctatacattttatgAAGAGTTTGAACtgaagatgctttgattttataATTGCACTATTCCTgaaatatatattgtagatgagttttgttcacatttacccaaaatccatcctgacatattCGACATCTTTAGACACTTTGAGATCTTGACTTGAATCTTgattcagtttctgtggtttttatttgtgtttggctgctcaacatTAGTTTGTAGagatggatccactggtggagctgtcagagtttaagaggtgaagtcactacgtctttattcGAGTAGCAGCACGttttcattaatattaatgagagctctgtttcactgtttgtattttacagtttttaacctgcatcctgttggccttaggtgtttggagtttacattttctaaacttctacattctaaaccttcttcagctctgaacacattattaaacatttaatgaTTTCcagcaggaacgttgtcttctaaacttacatcatttattctttattcagtttgtggggctgcagtttgtcagagatcagctgtgcttctctggacTCAGCTCTAAAGTCCAACCCCTcacatctgagagagctggagctgagcttcaacaagctgcaggattcaggagtgaagctcctgtctggttttctggagagtccacactgtagactggagactctggggtcagttcactgactctctgttactattagagatcttatatgtttaattaacaattgaacctgattACATCCATTACTTCATAgatgttaatgtccttttcttcatattttcatgtttcttgaactaaatttagtctgcagtcacaaaagacttgtgtttcttaaagaaagtgtagaaaatgtccactgttagttgttaaagtaaattaatgtttatcattgttggcaaatggtcacatctggatacagaagatcctctgaactaatattgGTTCTAAATTcatcaagtttacttcatgaattagaaatatttctctggttgtCAACGTattccacaaataatgtctgatcattgatattgatccttcagcacacacatatagatgaacacagagatcatcagcatgttattgatgtgtgttgacatgtataggtgtatgaatgttgtggtgacatttggatgatgtctgtagaaggctgacattatgatgatccacaataacacaatgacaaagtcactcttctcattttagggaaaagctcattgattaggacatagtaatgttgagctacacatttaaaacctgaacacatctgattggattataaagtgatttttatcttcatcatttattctttattcagattgagtttctgcaggttgtcagagatcggctgtgcttctctggcctcagctctgaagtccaacccctgcAATCTGAGAGAACTGGATCTGAGCGGAAACAAGCTGAAGGATTCGACAGTGAAGCTGATGTCTGATCTTGTGAAGAGTCCACAATGTAGACTGgcgactctgaggtcagtagagggtcggattcggtccatgctggttccagcagtattgttgtgatgcGTTTCCTCagttaagctgtgagaggagaacggtgacacagagagagagagaacagtcagccaatcagatcagacagaagcttgttgtgatcatgtgttagagttgatgtgaagaagatgttgttgttgtgttcacgtctccaggaaataaagctggattaccACTGATAGCATCACAacatgtatagagacagtggtctTCATCCATCAAACAAATGTCTAaccatcaaatctgatcagaaagtctttattctctcattgatcagttcatctttgtCACAGCTCTGAGAACAGTCCGACTGAAGCCTCAAATCACAGGCTCTTATTTCATAGAACCATGGTTTcatttagtaaccatgatgTGGTCTGCCAAAACAGCTATTAAAAGAGAGTAAcgggatgagggtgtggagtTTAGTGTCTTTTGTAACTCGTTCCACTCACAAGGAGCCGCAAACTGGAATGAGTGACgaccagaggaggtgcagactttAGGAACGACCACACTAATGAATTTACTAGAACAGAAATTGCAGTTACTGTTGCAGATATTGAGTAGTGAGCAGAGATATGGAGGTTGGTTCTGTTAatgatagttttataaatgaactgtgtgctgcatcagtgacagacagctgatgaagggagtctctgtaaacactgattcatgacttctgttctcttcttctctcatcagattGAAGCCGTGGTGATCTCTGTCAGAGTGAGGGATCAAAAAAGTGGATGTGTTGAGAGGATCAGTCGTgtcctgatgatccacagaggttcaccacctggacctgcatcttattttgtcttttttttttattcattcattcatatattctgaatCCAAAATGCCTCTGCAGAATAGTTCAGTTTATGACATCATTAACCTCTAGATTAACACATTTGAATAGATCtttctgctttgctttgtgtcgcagctccaccctgtggaacgatggagttttgctgtttatttcaacatttttctaaataaGTTAATAAAGTTACGCTTTTGAAACTGAGCCCTCCAGGAAGAGGGCCAGGCTTTGATGCCCATTTTTGTAGTGGCTAAacagcggtactacaacttccttgtctgtcacgtgatgccgttgggcccaaaaatactttttcccatagacttacattgggaaagagacatctgtaactcagaggatgattttttttttaggtgaaacTTCCcggtatgaacactctaatagcccttatttatatcaataggtcctaaaagttgtaagtGTTTTCCCTTCCtatgttcatgtgaatgagacccagaccgaggctggagcgagggctgggaggaggaggcggagttaaaggaaacgctactgctcctgctctatgggcccgaTGGATGACGAAGAtcaccggatgatccgggtactttatcactcggcagtggAGCCGTTTTGGCTTCACGCTCTACTGAGACACTCTCagaggaatgaacgggagcctccgacgctgtatccagttctctttatacatccatgattaaaACCAGTTCCAGTCATTTCTCATATTATAGAAGATAAATATTTGCTTCTAACAATCAGAAAGAATTAGATAAACTCTGAATTCAGTCGAGGCTTCACTTAAGTTTCTCAACTGACTACAAACAGATTGCGTTTGGATTTTTGGTGTAAAGTCAGCacctttatattttatataatgtttgatgtcaaataaacaaacagaactaATTAACATGCGTACTCTAGATTTTATATTCACTAATCATGTACATACAGGAAAATTCCAGTTTATGTGTGACTCTGCTAGTTTTCACGTTTCAtgactgaacacagacacataaagtcCCCCGTGGAGCTTTTTCCCCTCAGAAATCTGTGTTGAAGCAGCCGTTATCaccaccgttcatgttcttTTGTTCCTGCTTGAGCTGCTTTCTGCCTGCAGATGTCGCCATTTCCTCTGTTATACCACAAAGGAGGTTTATCTGAATGGATGCAGTGAACACTGAACTGATGATGTGAATGctttctttctgactgacttggTTTTGTAAAGGTTAAGTGTCATCATGATGAAGTTAAGcttga containing:
- the LOC119484635 gene encoding ribonuclease inhibitor-like, giving the protein MFPKVRGFPRCGFSETHCEVVASALKSNPSHLRELDLRDNFNLKEAGVKLLSAGLESPNCRLETLSLWGCSLSEISCASLDSALKSNPSHLRELELSFNKLQDSGVKLLSGFLESPHCRLETLGLSFCRLSEIGCASLASALKSNPCNLRELDLSGNKLKDSTVKLMSDLVKSPQCRLATLRLKPW